The DNA segment GATTCTCTGATAATCAGAGGTCACAGCAATGTTCTGATTCAAGATGTGGCCAAACTCATGATGAATGGTATGTAGCATTCTACGTACTTCAGGCTTGTTCTTAATGTCAAACTGATTCAGAACCATCAATACGATTTTTCTACCACCTTCAGCAGTCCCTAAAGTCATCGTTCCATTGCTGTTATAAGAAGGACTTCCCACAAGGAAGAACTGCTTTTGAGCATATTTCTTAAAAAATGCTTCTCCTTTAACCGCAACATAAGGCTCGATCCATACTTTCTTGATCGCGTCCATTACGGGAATCACCTTATCCTCTTTCACCGGAACTACGTCCTTTTCAATCTCTCCCAGTTCTGACCTGTCCCATTTGTATTTTACTTCTATGTTATAAGGTGTGGTATAATTGGTACTTAACCATTCATCCAAAGGCCCTTTAGCCCAGGTATCTCCTCCTAATCCTACCAGAGGAGTACTTAAATCGTCTTTTTTGCTACATGAGGCCAAAACCGCCAATGCAACCCCAAGAACCATTATCTTTCCAAAATTCTTTTTCATGATCATATCTAATTAAAATGATTAACGGGCGTTTTTCTCTAAACCTAAAGCAATCGCTTCCTGTGGCAATTGAATTACCCTTCTTGGATCGTTTGCACCAAGAGTGATCACTTCTCCTCCACTGATATAAGGATGCGTTATCGGTATTTTGAGACGGATGATATCAAACCAGCGAATTCCTTCATGCATATATTCCTGACGTTTAAAGTTCAGGATAGATCCAACCAAGGCATCTTTAACATCCATGCCCGGAAAAAATGCCATTGCTTTCGCTTCTGTGAATTTCATCGCCGTCGCACTGTAATTTACAATACGTTTCGACAGATAAGCATCCATATCGTTCACCGCTGCAGCGTTATCTCCCAACATAACGTTTGCTTCAGCACGGTTAAACAATACTTCTTCAGCGGTCAGCAAGGGGATCATGTTATAAAATTCTCCAAAGGAAGCATTGATCGTTTCCTTTACGATATGATTTCTAAATTTAGGAATGTTCAAGAAAAATTCTGTGCCACCAAATACTTTTGAACTGATTGCCAGCGCTCTTTTTATCGGATTATTTGCCGGATTAAAAATTTTCTGAACTTCTGAACTTAAAGAATAATTGTACTCCGCATAGCTGGTTCCCCAACTCGTTGCAGACTCCTGAATCAATAGATTTGCAGGTTCAGAAGAATTGGTATACAATGCCTGTAACTCGTAATATCCCAAAGCATTATAAGTGGTATTCCAAGGTCTTAGGCTGGCGGCAACGGTAGTTCCCGGAAATACAGCATTGGCATGATCCACTACTTTTAGGTAATCTTTTTTAAACAGGTAGAAACGAGTAGCAAACGCATGTGCGGCCTGAGTGGTAAAATGGTATTTAGGCACACGGTAAGTATTGTTTCTGATCAAAGGAATTCCCTCCTCCAGATCTTTCTCAATTTGCGCATACACCTCGGCAACAGTACCACGACGGTAGCTTCCTTCTACTGTTTTCTGAGGAGTAGTCACGTAAGGAATTCCAGGATCCGAAGCTGCAGTCGCAGGATCATAAGCTTTAGAGAAGAAGGTAACCAACATAAAATGAGAATAAGCCCTCGCAACCAATGCTTCACCTTTACTCGCCATATAGGCTTCTGTATTTCCTCCTTTTTCGATTGCTTCTAAAGCATAATTTGCAGCAGAGATCGCTTTATAGCAAGCATTCCAATAGTAAGGAGGAGTATCTGCCAGCTGTGCATCCACCTGATCTTCATACTTCCATGGCGATTCATTCGTGATGTCAATTGCATTACCCGACCTGTTACCTTTATCACCGGCATTATCACTCATCGCTTCAGCAAAAGGAATATAATTACCATGTGGATAAGCATTAGCCAACAATTCTGCAACTTTTACTGGTGTATTTAATTCTGATCTGTCATCTGGCTGGTGCTCCAGGAACTTCTTACAACCGGATAATGCTACCGTTGCAAGAACTGACATATATATAATTTGATTAATCTTTTTCATTTTCATTCTGGGTTAAATTAGAAACCAACTTTTAAAGAAAGGGTATATTGCTTAGGAATCGGTAAGGCCACACCACCAGAAGCAAAGAACTCAGGATCTTGTCCTTTTAGTTTTTTGTCTGAATAGATCAGCCAGAAATTATTTGCCACAACACCCAGTGAAGCGTTATTGGCACCGATGCTTTTTAACATTTTAGCGGGTAAAGCATAAGTCAGCGATAATTGCTTTAGACGAATGAATCCACCATCCGCAACCCTTGCAGAAGAATAGTTATAACTGTCGTACGGAAAAATACCTGGAAAACCGAGTACCGTAGATACATCAGGTATACCAGGAATATTAGTTCTGGTCTCATCACCT comes from the Pedobacter sp. FW305-3-2-15-E-R2A2 genome and includes:
- a CDS encoding RagB/SusD family nutrient uptake outer membrane protein, encoding MSVLATVALSGCKKFLEHQPDDRSELNTPVKVAELLANAYPHGNYIPFAEAMSDNAGDKGNRSGNAIDITNESPWKYEDQVDAQLADTPPYYWNACYKAISAANYALEAIEKGGNTEAYMASKGEALVARAYSHFMLVTFFSKAYDPATAASDPGIPYVTTPQKTVEGSYRRGTVAEVYAQIEKDLEEGIPLIRNNTYRVPKYHFTTQAAHAFATRFYLFKKDYLKVVDHANAVFPGTTVAASLRPWNTTYNALGYYELQALYTNSSEPANLLIQESATSWGTSYAEYNYSLSSEVQKIFNPANNPIKRALAISSKVFGGTEFFLNIPKFRNHIVKETINASFGEFYNMIPLLTAEEVLFNRAEANVMLGDNAAAVNDMDAYLSKRIVNYSATAMKFTEAKAMAFFPGMDVKDALVGSILNFKRQEYMHEGIRWFDIIRLKIPITHPYISGGEVITLGANDPRRVIQLPQEAIALGLEKNAR